A single region of the Nicotiana sylvestris chromosome 6, ASM39365v2, whole genome shotgun sequence genome encodes:
- the LOC138871354 gene encoding uncharacterized protein: protein MSLKIKEEVTKQIKANVLRVVEYPTWLANIVPVLKKDGKVRDNPEIEALFLCLHYIPHIQNIIIGEYIIEAYDGWRMFFDGAADFKGVGIGAVLVSETGQHYPVSAKLRFPCTNNMTEYEACVLGLNMAIDRNIQELLVIGDSDLLVHQVEGEWATKNSKILPFCTMCRN from the exons atgagtttgaaaatcaaggaggaagttaccaagcagatcaaagccaatgttctcagggtggttgaatacccaacatggttagctaacattgttcCAGTTCtgaagaaagacgggaaggtcagg gacaacccagaaattgaggcattatttctgtgcctacactacatacctcatatcca aaatatcATTATAGGAGAATATATTAttgaagcatatgacggttggaggatgttctttgacggagcggcagatttcaaaggagtaggcattggagcagttttggtatcagaaacgggtcagcattatcccgtatctgctaaactcagatttccctgcaccaacaacatgacaGAGTACGAAGCCTGcgtactagggctcaacatggcaatcgacaggaacattcaggaattgctagtgattggTGACTCAGATTTGCTTGTACACCAGGTAgaaggagaatgggccaccaaaaattccaagatattgccattttgcaccatgtgcaggaattga